Proteins co-encoded in one Opitutus terrae PB90-1 genomic window:
- the ndk gene encoding nucleoside-diphosphate kinase, with amino-acid sequence MQKTLVIFKPDCMEKRLVGTVLSRFEAAGFDVIGCKMMRLTPQLLREHYAHVADRPFYPNLESFMSSRPVIVMALQGDNIVQRVRDLLGPTDSKKAPKGTIRGDFGTDVSVNIVHASDSDEAGRIEIARFFKPDEVFA; translated from the coding sequence ATGCAGAAAACGCTCGTTATCTTTAAGCCGGATTGCATGGAGAAGCGACTGGTGGGCACCGTCCTCAGCCGTTTCGAGGCGGCCGGATTTGATGTGATCGGATGCAAGATGATGCGGCTCACCCCGCAGCTGCTGCGGGAGCACTATGCCCACGTCGCCGACCGGCCATTCTATCCGAATCTCGAAAGCTTCATGAGCTCGCGGCCCGTGATCGTGATGGCGCTGCAGGGCGACAATATCGTGCAACGCGTCCGCGACTTATTGGGGCCGACGGATTCGAAGAAGGCCCCGAAAGGCACGATCCGCGGTGATTTTGGCACCGACGTGTCGGTCAACATCGTGCACGCTTCGGATAGTGACGAGGCCGGCCGGATCGAGATCGCGCGGTTCTTCAAACCGGACGAAGTCTTCGCCTAA
- a CDS encoding TIGR01777 family oxidoreductase has product MSDQAKVFPTAERARPRRVVIAGASGLIGTALTARLRSSGGEVRQLVRGTARAPAEWSWDPANGKIDVAALVGTEAVVNLAGANIGAGRWTAARKTLLRQSRIDATRTLVEAIARMTEKPAVLLNASAVGYYGDRGAEVLDETSASGRGFLAEVCEAWETEARRAEPLGVRVVLARFAMVLAPSGGALAKLRPLFQLGLGGRLGRGEQWMSWVTLGDAVRAVEHALADPQMNGPMNVAAPVPVTNAEFTRALAAALHRPAVFPVPRPVLRVALGEMADAMLLASTRAMPGRLRASGFGFEQPQLDGALAQVLERSH; this is encoded by the coding sequence ATGAGCGACCAAGCCAAGGTTTTTCCGACTGCGGAACGAGCGCGGCCGCGCCGCGTCGTGATCGCGGGCGCGTCGGGCCTGATCGGCACCGCGCTGACGGCACGGTTGCGGAGCAGCGGCGGCGAGGTGCGGCAGCTGGTGCGCGGCACGGCGAGAGCGCCAGCTGAGTGGAGCTGGGATCCGGCGAACGGCAAAATCGATGTCGCCGCGCTGGTGGGCACGGAGGCGGTCGTGAATCTCGCCGGCGCGAACATCGGCGCCGGCCGATGGACGGCCGCGCGAAAAACCCTCCTCCGCCAGAGTCGGATCGACGCCACGCGTACGTTGGTGGAGGCGATCGCGCGCATGACGGAAAAACCTGCGGTGCTCCTCAACGCGTCCGCCGTCGGGTACTATGGCGATCGCGGCGCGGAGGTGTTGGACGAGACGAGCGCGAGTGGGCGCGGATTTCTAGCTGAGGTGTGTGAAGCGTGGGAAACCGAGGCGCGACGAGCGGAGCCGCTGGGCGTGCGCGTGGTGCTGGCGCGATTCGCGATGGTGCTCGCGCCGAGTGGCGGCGCGCTGGCGAAGCTACGGCCGCTGTTTCAGCTCGGGCTCGGCGGGAGGCTGGGCCGCGGGGAGCAATGGATGAGCTGGGTCACGCTTGGCGACGCGGTTCGTGCGGTCGAGCATGCGCTGGCGGACCCGCAGATGAACGGGCCGATGAACGTCGCGGCGCCAGTGCCGGTGACCAACGCCGAGTTTACGCGGGCGTTGGCAGCGGCGCTGCACCGACCGGCGGTGTTCCCCGTGCCGAGACCCGTGTTGCGCGTGGCGCTTGGCGAGATGGCCGACGCGATGCTGCTCGCTAGCACGCGAGCGATGCCCGGCCGGCTGCGCGCGAGTGGGTTCGGCTTCGAACAACCGCAGCTGGACGGCGCGCTCGCGCAAGTGTTGGAGCGCAGTCATTAG
- the glgA gene encoding glycogen synthase GlgA — translation MKIVHVASELFPYVKTGGLADAVASLAGMLADSGHEVAVFLPGYRAALEHRDAAAAERRYRLKVEMGQQYLSGDVRVFSPRPNLSIFLICREEFFDRRAPYGNGERDYEDNSDRFIFFCKGVVETLRLADMQADVVHAHDWQAALLPLLLREAERRQGGMLAMKTIFTIHNIAFQGIFPRAVFARTNLPDELNSVDGLEYYEQINFMKAGILFADRVTTVSPRYAEEIQTPEFGCGLDGVVQTRESDLVGLLNGVDTKVWNPATDPLLPARYSRADLAGKRVCRAELLKRFGFAPDFDGPVFGMVCRLAEQKGVDLVLANQGFFLSQSCRLIVLGAGELRYETAMKALAARAPNKIALSAKLDEAMSHLIEAGSDFFLMPSLFEPCGLNQMYSQIYGTLPIVSRVGGLVDTVIDADQQPEKGTGLMCEPTSASLLDVLARAMTLFDDKPRYGTVQQRAMAREFGWNVAAAGYERLYRDTL, via the coding sequence ATGAAAATCGTCCATGTCGCGAGTGAATTGTTCCCTTACGTGAAGACCGGGGGACTGGCAGATGCGGTGGCATCGCTCGCGGGCATGCTGGCGGATAGCGGACACGAGGTGGCGGTTTTTTTGCCCGGATACCGCGCGGCGCTCGAGCATCGCGATGCCGCGGCGGCGGAGCGTCGCTACCGGCTGAAAGTGGAGATGGGCCAGCAGTATTTGTCGGGCGACGTGCGGGTGTTTTCGCCACGGCCAAATCTCTCGATCTTTCTGATCTGCCGCGAGGAGTTCTTCGATCGGCGCGCGCCGTATGGCAATGGTGAGCGGGACTACGAGGACAACTCGGATCGATTCATCTTCTTCTGCAAGGGTGTGGTCGAGACGCTGCGACTGGCGGACATGCAGGCGGACGTAGTCCACGCGCACGACTGGCAGGCCGCGCTGCTGCCGCTGCTGTTGCGCGAAGCCGAGCGCCGGCAGGGCGGAATGCTGGCGATGAAAACGATCTTCACGATCCACAACATCGCGTTTCAGGGCATCTTTCCGCGGGCGGTGTTTGCGCGCACGAACCTGCCGGACGAGCTCAACAGCGTCGACGGCCTCGAGTATTACGAGCAGATCAACTTCATGAAGGCGGGCATCCTGTTCGCGGATCGCGTAACGACGGTGAGCCCGCGCTACGCCGAGGAAATCCAGACGCCGGAGTTCGGCTGCGGGTTGGACGGCGTGGTGCAGACGCGGGAGAGCGACTTGGTGGGACTGCTGAACGGCGTGGATACGAAGGTGTGGAATCCCGCGACGGATCCGCTGCTGCCGGCGCGCTACTCGCGGGCGGACTTGGCGGGCAAGCGCGTGTGTCGCGCCGAGCTGTTGAAGCGATTCGGGTTTGCGCCGGATTTCGACGGGCCCGTGTTCGGCATGGTGTGCCGGCTCGCGGAGCAGAAAGGCGTGGACCTGGTGCTCGCGAACCAGGGCTTCTTCCTTTCCCAGAGCTGCCGGCTAATCGTGCTCGGCGCCGGTGAACTGCGCTACGAGACGGCGATGAAAGCGCTCGCGGCCCGCGCGCCGAACAAGATCGCGCTGAGCGCCAAGCTCGACGAGGCGATGAGCCACTTGATCGAGGCGGGCAGCGACTTCTTCCTCATGCCGTCGCTGTTCGAACCGTGCGGCTTGAACCAGATGTATTCGCAGATCTACGGCACGCTGCCAATCGTCAGCCGGGTGGGCGGACTCGTCGACACGGTGATCGATGCGGACCAGCAGCCGGAGAAGGGCACGGGACTGATGTGCGAGCCGACCAGTGCGTCGCTCCTCGATGTGCTCGCGCGGGCGATGACGCTCTTTGACGACAAGCCGCGCTATGGCACGGTCCAGCAACGCGCGATGGCGCGGGAGTTCGGCTGGAACGTGGCGGCTGCCGGTTATGAACGGCTGTATCGCGACACGCTCTGA
- a CDS encoding cryptochrome/photolyase family protein, with amino-acid sequence MTPTLLWFRQDLRLQDNPALHAALARGGPVIPVYVWEESCESPAAEGARANDGWAAQPGAASRWWLHHSLEALDAAVRERGGRLILRRGDPLAELQEIVRATGAKGVYWNRRYEPAARARDARVQTELAAAGLDVKTFNSALLNEPETILNKQGGPFQVFSAYWRHCLTLPVAAPRKLPAGPIPAPERWPRSLDVAALELRPRVAWDRGLAQAWTPGEASAAKRMTRFVAGAIDRYDEERDFPGCDGTSMLSAALHWGEISPRQLWAAVRGRSRESGVFPPSNGARIFLAELGWREFAYHLLWHFPHTIEQPLRRAFARFSWAEDPEGRRLRAWQRGQTGYPIVDAGMRQLWQTGWMHNRVRMIVASFLVKHLRLSWPHGATWFWDTLVDADLANNTLGWQWSAGCGADAAPYFRIFAPVLQGRKFDSDGVYVRRWVPELARLPDRFLHAPWTATAQTLAAAGVRLGENYPRPVVDHAAARAEALAAFRQLREPPVRTTLR; translated from the coding sequence ATGACTCCGACGCTGCTGTGGTTCCGGCAGGACCTGCGGTTGCAGGATAATCCTGCGCTGCACGCGGCGCTCGCGCGCGGCGGTCCGGTGATCCCGGTGTACGTGTGGGAGGAGTCGTGCGAATCACCCGCGGCCGAGGGGGCGCGGGCTAACGATGGATGGGCGGCTCAGCCGGGCGCGGCATCGCGTTGGTGGCTGCATCATTCGCTCGAGGCGCTCGACGCGGCTGTGCGCGAGCGAGGCGGGCGACTGATTTTGCGGCGCGGTGATCCGCTCGCCGAATTGCAGGAAATCGTGCGGGCGACCGGCGCGAAGGGGGTTTACTGGAATCGCCGCTACGAGCCGGCGGCGCGCGCGCGCGATGCGCGCGTGCAAACGGAACTCGCGGCCGCGGGGCTCGACGTGAAGACCTTCAACTCGGCGCTGCTGAACGAGCCGGAGACGATTCTGAACAAACAGGGCGGGCCGTTTCAGGTGTTCAGCGCTTACTGGCGTCATTGTCTCACGTTGCCGGTGGCGGCGCCGAGAAAGCTTCCGGCCGGCCCGATCCCAGCACCGGAGCGCTGGCCGCGGTCGCTGGACGTGGCGGCGCTCGAACTGCGGCCGCGCGTGGCGTGGGATCGCGGGCTGGCGCAGGCGTGGACGCCAGGCGAGGCGAGCGCCGCGAAGCGGATGACGCGGTTCGTGGCCGGCGCGATTGATCGCTACGACGAGGAACGTGATTTTCCCGGCTGCGACGGCACGTCGATGCTCTCGGCGGCGCTGCATTGGGGCGAAATTTCGCCGCGACAGCTCTGGGCGGCGGTGCGGGGGCGATCGCGGGAATCCGGCGTGTTCCCGCCGAGCAACGGCGCGCGGATCTTTTTGGCGGAACTCGGCTGGCGCGAGTTTGCCTACCACCTGCTGTGGCATTTTCCGCACACGATCGAGCAACCGCTGCGCCGCGCCTTCGCGCGCTTCTCCTGGGCAGAGGATCCGGAGGGCAGACGGCTGCGCGCCTGGCAACGCGGGCAGACGGGATATCCAATCGTCGATGCCGGAATGCGACAGTTGTGGCAAACAGGGTGGATGCACAATCGCGTGCGGATGATCGTGGCGTCGTTTTTGGTGAAGCACCTGCGACTCTCATGGCCGCACGGGGCCACGTGGTTTTGGGACACGCTCGTCGACGCCGACCTCGCCAACAATACGCTCGGCTGGCAATGGAGCGCCGGATGCGGCGCGGACGCCGCGCCCTATTTTCGAATCTTCGCGCCGGTGCTGCAGGGGCGGAAATTTGATTCGGACGGAGTCTACGTCCGTCGGTGGGTGCCCGAGCTTGCGCGGCTGCCGGACCGGTTTTTGCACGCGCCGTGGACTGCGACGGCGCAAACGCTTGCCGCGGCGGGAGTGCGGTTGGGAGAAAATTATCCGCGCCCCGTCGTCGATCATGCGGCAGCACGGGCGGAGGCGCTCGCGGCGTTTCGCCAGTTGCGCGAACCGCCGGTGCGAACGACGCTGCGCTAA
- a CDS encoding GDSL-type esterase/lipase family protein, translated as MKLLRSPLLLTALVAVSSLLASSPAATPSADRFQIPATDEGLPGAGPIRRADWFQRVWTERRSSWANDTQKDQGAIVFLGDSITQGWASTGSSFPGLKVANRGISGDTTRGVLIRLQEDVIALNPRGVVLLIGTNDLEEWAAPEIIAGNMKLILAAFRQHNPAMPVVLCQVMPSSLTMRRPAHMIRRVNELYMGLAKDEPQVTVLDTYALFANAQGDAPADIFPDLLHPNITGYGKWAAALRPILETVGLAPAWPDDFTPEPGFEAVFNGRDLGGWRYDGDASLEGKAATSDGRFRAVNGRLVVTVARTVRDYKKIWTTRTFPKDFELRLEFRSSPNADSGIYIREPQLQCRDYYLAGPFTSLRSYRPLDWNEVVVTVKGGLAHATINGEVLLDAFPVPADGPIGFESDRGQMEYRRVRVKELK; from the coding sequence ATGAAACTCCTCCGTTCACCACTCCTTCTCACCGCACTTGTCGCGGTATCCAGTTTGCTCGCATCCAGCCCGGCGGCGACGCCGTCGGCGGACCGGTTCCAGATTCCGGCGACCGATGAAGGACTGCCGGGCGCGGGCCCGATCCGGCGCGCCGATTGGTTTCAGCGCGTGTGGACGGAACGGCGGAGCAGCTGGGCGAACGACACGCAGAAGGATCAGGGCGCGATCGTGTTTCTTGGCGACTCGATTACGCAGGGCTGGGCGAGCACAGGTAGCAGTTTTCCCGGACTGAAGGTGGCCAATCGCGGAATCAGCGGCGACACCACGCGTGGCGTGCTGATCCGGCTGCAGGAGGACGTGATCGCGCTGAATCCGCGCGGCGTCGTGCTGTTGATCGGCACGAACGACCTCGAGGAATGGGCGGCGCCCGAGATCATTGCGGGCAACATGAAGCTGATCCTCGCGGCCTTCCGGCAGCACAATCCGGCCATGCCCGTCGTGCTCTGCCAGGTGATGCCGTCGTCGCTCACGATGCGGCGTCCAGCGCACATGATCCGTCGGGTGAACGAGCTCTACATGGGCCTGGCGAAAGATGAGCCGCAGGTCACCGTGCTCGACACGTATGCGCTGTTCGCGAATGCGCAGGGCGACGCGCCAGCGGACATCTTCCCGGATCTGCTGCATCCGAACATCACCGGCTACGGCAAGTGGGCCGCCGCGCTGCGGCCCATCCTCGAGACGGTGGGGCTAGCGCCGGCGTGGCCGGACGACTTTACGCCGGAGCCAGGATTCGAGGCCGTGTTCAACGGCCGCGATCTCGGCGGCTGGCGCTATGACGGTGACGCGTCGCTCGAAGGCAAGGCCGCCACAAGCGACGGCCGGTTCCGCGCGGTGAACGGCCGGCTGGTGGTGACGGTCGCGCGGACCGTGCGCGACTACAAAAAGATCTGGACCACGCGGACGTTCCCGAAGGATTTCGAACTGCGGCTCGAGTTCCGCTCCAGTCCGAACGCGGACAGCGGCATCTACATTCGCGAACCGCAGCTGCAGTGCCGCGACTACTACCTCGCGGGGCCGTTCACGTCGCTGAGGAGTTACCGCCCGCTCGATTGGAACGAAGTTGTCGTGACGGTGAAGGGCGGGCTCGCTCACGCGACGATTAACGGTGAGGTGCTGCTGGACGCGTTTCCGGTGCCGGCCGACGGCCCGATCGGGTTCGAGAGCGACCGCGGGCAAATGGAATATCGGCGCGTACGGGTGAAAGAGCTGAAGTAG
- a CDS encoding ribonuclease R family protein has product MTLRERLLALLSEPTYSPATEPELRRRLGLHKKRRAELAHELHVLLSQGRAKRLGQERFGPADGRGRDAGQRGAERPGRHASAKQNRFATPPRSEATVVPEEIGEELSARRIFTPTARKLTPAATRAPAKPSPAPRGKTKAPVATRLPLGPDEYIGRIQFRAGGSAFVVLEATGGRPADPSQPPIQVFAEDTDVALPGDRVVVRVFAGRRGRRPGEKIGGVERVLERGRDTVVGDLRRRGRDYLVVPDDPRFVYEVAVSDPARSGVKPAPQPGDKVVVKLHAWNRRHDPLTGEIESRLGRTHEPQAELLAIFQKYNLVTTFPADVEREAATLPDRVHPRELAGRLDYREQPVFTIDPDDAKDFDDALSYEPLHGGDVRVGIHIADVSTYVRPGTALDREAQRRGNSTYLVGTVIPMLPEKLSNGLCSLVEGQDRLCKAVFLTFAKNGRLKETTFANTAIRSRKRLTYKQAYALMFEHDLDRIRALPLPPKHQTGSTGRALSALSDAELVDLQSWVRALWKIASRLRHDRMAHGSLDLDMPETKIFVDEQGYADRLEKIEHDESHQLIEEFMLAANEALARLTRTHSLPSLYRVHDEPDPDKLDEYRQLLATFDIHTGDLTRREELVKLIRTLSTHPQGYTLRTQLLRSLRKAAYRATADGHFGLNKKDYTHFTSPIRRYADLVVHRVFDFYLVKHQGGRPAHGHTSYNLGHVESLGEHLSLTEINSAEAERESVKVKLLEFFERELAKKKKTPFAAVVTDVRQNGFFVELVESMTFGFVPTHTLSDDHYVLNNAGTMFTGRRHKRRFAVNDRIEVVVEKVDRYKRLIDFRPKL; this is encoded by the coding sequence ATGACTCTTCGTGAACGACTGCTGGCATTGCTCAGCGAGCCTACTTACTCCCCCGCCACCGAGCCCGAGCTGCGCCGCCGGCTCGGTCTGCACAAGAAGCGCCGCGCCGAACTCGCGCACGAACTGCACGTGCTGCTTTCGCAGGGCCGCGCCAAGCGCCTGGGCCAGGAGCGATTCGGGCCCGCCGACGGACGCGGACGCGACGCCGGCCAGCGCGGTGCGGAACGACCGGGCCGACACGCCTCCGCCAAACAGAATCGCTTCGCCACGCCGCCGCGGTCCGAGGCCACGGTTGTTCCCGAGGAAATCGGAGAAGAGCTGTCCGCGCGTCGCATCTTCACGCCGACCGCCCGCAAACTGACTCCCGCCGCCACGCGTGCGCCCGCAAAGCCGTCGCCAGCACCGCGCGGGAAAACGAAAGCGCCGGTGGCAACCAGGCTGCCTCTCGGGCCGGACGAATACATCGGCCGGATCCAATTTCGCGCCGGCGGCTCCGCTTTCGTCGTGCTGGAGGCCACCGGCGGTCGTCCCGCTGACCCGAGCCAGCCGCCGATCCAGGTCTTCGCCGAGGACACCGACGTCGCGCTCCCGGGCGATCGCGTCGTCGTGCGCGTGTTCGCCGGTCGTCGCGGCCGTCGGCCGGGCGAGAAAATCGGCGGCGTCGAGCGCGTGCTCGAACGCGGCCGCGACACCGTCGTCGGCGATCTGCGCCGGCGCGGTCGCGACTACCTCGTGGTGCCTGACGATCCGCGCTTCGTCTACGAAGTCGCGGTAAGCGACCCCGCGCGCTCGGGCGTGAAGCCCGCCCCGCAACCCGGCGACAAGGTGGTGGTGAAACTCCACGCTTGGAATCGCCGGCACGATCCGCTCACGGGCGAGATCGAATCCCGGCTCGGGCGCACGCACGAACCACAGGCCGAGCTGCTGGCGATTTTCCAAAAATACAATCTCGTGACGACGTTCCCCGCCGACGTCGAACGCGAGGCCGCCACCCTGCCCGATCGCGTGCACCCGCGCGAGCTCGCCGGCCGGCTCGACTACCGGGAGCAACCGGTGTTCACGATCGATCCGGATGACGCGAAGGATTTCGACGACGCGCTGTCGTATGAGCCGCTCCACGGCGGCGACGTGCGCGTGGGTATCCACATTGCCGACGTGTCCACCTACGTGCGTCCCGGCACCGCGCTGGATCGCGAGGCACAGCGGCGCGGCAACTCGACTTATCTCGTCGGCACGGTGATCCCGATGCTGCCCGAGAAACTCTCCAACGGGCTCTGCTCGCTCGTCGAAGGTCAGGACCGGCTCTGCAAGGCCGTCTTCCTCACGTTCGCGAAAAATGGCCGGTTGAAAGAGACGACGTTCGCCAATACGGCCATCCGCAGCCGAAAACGCCTCACCTACAAGCAGGCCTACGCGCTGATGTTCGAGCACGATCTCGATCGGATCCGCGCGCTGCCGCTGCCGCCCAAACACCAGACCGGCTCCACCGGCCGCGCGCTCAGCGCGCTGAGCGACGCAGAGCTCGTCGATCTGCAATCATGGGTCCGCGCCCTTTGGAAAATCGCCAGCCGGCTCCGGCACGACCGGATGGCGCACGGCAGTCTCGATCTCGACATGCCGGAGACGAAGATCTTCGTCGACGAACAGGGCTACGCCGACCGACTCGAGAAGATCGAGCACGACGAGAGCCATCAGCTGATCGAGGAGTTCATGCTCGCGGCCAACGAGGCCCTCGCACGGCTCACGCGGACGCATTCGTTGCCCTCGCTCTATCGCGTGCACGACGAGCCCGATCCGGACAAGCTCGACGAGTACCGGCAACTGCTCGCCACGTTCGACATTCACACCGGTGACCTCACCCGCCGCGAGGAACTGGTGAAACTGATCCGAACCCTGAGCACCCATCCGCAAGGTTACACGCTGCGCACGCAGCTGCTGCGCAGCCTGCGCAAGGCCGCCTATCGCGCGACGGCGGATGGACACTTCGGCCTGAACAAAAAGGACTACACCCACTTCACCTCGCCGATCCGCCGCTACGCCGATCTCGTCGTGCACCGCGTATTCGATTTCTACCTGGTGAAACACCAAGGCGGCCGGCCGGCGCACGGCCACACCAGCTACAATCTCGGCCACGTGGAGAGCCTTGGCGAACACCTCAGCCTCACCGAAATCAACAGCGCCGAGGCCGAGCGGGAAAGCGTGAAGGTAAAGCTGCTGGAATTCTTCGAACGCGAGCTTGCGAAGAAAAAGAAGACGCCATTCGCCGCCGTCGTCACCGACGTGCGCCAGAACGGTTTCTTCGTGGAGCTCGTCGAATCGATGACCTTCGGTTTCGTGCCAACGCATACGCTCAGCGACGACCACTACGTGCTGAACAACGCGGGCACGATGTTCACCGGCCGCCGGCACAAGCGCCGCTTCGCCGTCAACGACCGGATCGAGGTTGTCGTGGAAAAGGTCGACCGCTACAAACGGCTGATCGATTTCCGTCCGAAGTTGTAG
- a CDS encoding YjhG/YagF family D-xylonate dehydratase gives MPDPLLDSPNDAIYTLRTTAPGPTGRLPVDPDRLRAMSSGELFGWTQNAGMGWDPARLLGKQFLILSTQGGVRAADGAPVALGYHTGHWEVGLLMEEAARTFSAQGAIPFAGYVSDPCDGRTNGTAGMLDSLPYRNDAAIVLRRLIRSLPTRRGVLGVATCDKGLPAMLMALAGTANLPTILVPGGVTLLAEEAEDTAKVQTLATRFARDEITLDYAAEMGCRACGSPGGGCQFMGTAASTQCVAEALGLTLPHAALSPSGAEIWRDLARRSALALLQLDQAGATTRDVLTEDSIHNAMVIHAAIGGSTNLVLHVPAIAHAAGLPRPTVDDWARVNRAVPRLVDSLPNGPRHFATVQVFLAGGVPEVMLHLRALGLLRLDARTVSGRTLGENLAWWEKSERRARLREKLRELDGIDPDDVILPPARAKERGLTSTVTFLRGNLAPEGALVKSTAIAPEMIGPDGVYRHEGPARVFTSENSAIAAIKSGSVKAGDVMVLIGIGPGCGMPETYQITAALKYAKDASRIALITDGRFSGVSTGACVGHISPEAWADGPIGRVRDGDRIRLHIDTRQLEGSVDVVASDAPAFAARPPHPNLRRDERVPVDTRLWSALQDASGGSWSGCVYDTDRIVHLLELGKAAERAQTSH, from the coding sequence ATGCCTGATCCGCTGCTCGATTCCCCAAACGACGCCATTTACACGCTGCGCACCACCGCGCCTGGACCGACGGGCCGATTGCCGGTTGACCCCGACCGACTGCGCGCAATGTCGAGCGGCGAGCTGTTCGGCTGGACGCAAAACGCCGGCATGGGCTGGGATCCCGCCCGGCTGCTCGGAAAGCAATTCCTGATTCTGAGCACGCAAGGCGGCGTACGCGCCGCCGACGGCGCGCCCGTCGCGCTCGGTTACCACACCGGGCATTGGGAAGTCGGGCTGTTGATGGAGGAAGCCGCGCGCACCTTTTCCGCGCAGGGAGCAATCCCGTTCGCCGGCTACGTCAGCGATCCGTGCGATGGCCGGACCAACGGCACCGCCGGCATGCTCGACAGTCTGCCCTACCGCAACGATGCCGCGATCGTCCTGCGCCGACTGATCCGCTCGCTGCCGACGCGCCGCGGCGTGCTCGGCGTCGCCACGTGCGACAAGGGCTTGCCCGCGATGCTCATGGCGCTCGCCGGCACGGCGAACCTTCCCACGATCCTCGTCCCCGGCGGCGTCACGCTCCTTGCCGAGGAAGCCGAAGACACCGCCAAGGTGCAGACGCTCGCCACGCGGTTCGCGCGCGACGAGATCACCCTCGATTACGCCGCCGAGATGGGCTGCCGCGCCTGCGGTTCTCCGGGCGGCGGCTGCCAGTTCATGGGCACGGCCGCTTCGACCCAGTGTGTCGCCGAGGCGCTCGGGCTCACGTTGCCGCACGCCGCGCTGAGTCCCTCCGGCGCCGAAATCTGGCGCGATCTCGCCCGCCGCTCCGCGTTGGCGCTGCTGCAGCTCGATCAGGCAGGCGCCACCACCCGTGACGTGCTGACGGAAGATTCGATTCATAACGCGATGGTGATTCACGCCGCGATCGGCGGCTCAACCAATCTCGTCCTACACGTCCCCGCGATCGCGCACGCCGCGGGATTACCGCGCCCGACCGTGGACGACTGGGCACGAGTCAACCGCGCAGTGCCGCGGCTGGTCGACTCGCTACCGAACGGCCCGCGCCATTTCGCCACGGTGCAGGTGTTCCTCGCCGGCGGCGTGCCCGAGGTGATGCTGCACCTCCGCGCGCTCGGTCTGCTCCGACTCGATGCACGCACGGTCTCCGGCCGCACGCTGGGCGAGAATCTCGCGTGGTGGGAAAAATCCGAGCGTCGCGCACGGCTGCGGGAGAAACTCCGCGAACTCGACGGCATCGATCCCGACGATGTGATCCTGCCGCCGGCACGGGCGAAGGAGCGCGGGTTGACGAGCACCGTTACGTTCCTGCGCGGCAACCTGGCACCCGAAGGCGCGCTCGTGAAAAGCACCGCGATCGCGCCGGAAATGATCGGGCCCGACGGCGTGTACCGTCACGAGGGCCCTGCGCGCGTCTTCACGAGCGAAAATTCGGCGATCGCCGCGATCAAGAGCGGCAGCGTCAAAGCCGGCGACGTGATGGTCCTCATCGGCATCGGGCCTGGCTGCGGCATGCCCGAAACGTACCAGATCACCGCCGCGCTCAAATACGCCAAGGACGCGTCACGCATCGCGCTGATTACCGACGGCCGTTTTTCCGGCGTGTCCACCGGCGCCTGTGTCGGCCACATCAGCCCGGAGGCGTGGGCCGACGGACCGATTGGGAGAGTGCGCGATGGCGATCGGATCCGGCTGCACATCGACACGCGCCAACTCGAGGGCTCGGTCGACGTGGTCGCCTCCGACGCCCCCGCGTTCGCCGCGCGGCCGCCACATCCGAACCTCCGCCGCGATGAGCGCGTGCCCGTCGACACGCGGCTGTGGTCCGCGCTGCAGGACGCGAGCGGCGGCAGCTGGTCCGGCTGCGTCTACGACACCGACCGGATCGTCCACTTGCTCGAGCTAGGCAAGGCGGCGGAGCGGGCCCAGACCAGCCACTAG